One genomic region from Alteromonas pelagimontana encodes:
- a CDS encoding HesB/IscA family protein: MTVETFVPNASVISLTDSARKHFEKKVADRDGQWIRFSTRVSGCTGYAYVLDFADRPEDSDEIVKVSDKLSVAIAKDAVPLVRNTEIDYVKEGVNGIIKYNNPNVVDECGCGESFNISA; the protein is encoded by the coding sequence GTGACGGTTGAAACGTTTGTACCCAATGCGTCGGTCATTTCGCTGACAGACAGTGCAAGAAAGCATTTTGAGAAAAAAGTTGCTGATCGCGATGGTCAGTGGATTCGATTTTCTACTCGCGTTAGTGGTTGTACGGGTTACGCTTATGTCCTGGATTTTGCTGACCGCCCGGAAGACTCTGATGAAATTGTGAAAGTGAGCGATAAGCTTTCTGTCGCAATTGCCAAAGATGCGGTTCCTCTTGTACGCAACACCGAGATTGATTATGTCAAAGAAGGCGTTAACGGCATTATTAAATACAATAATCCTAACGTGGTTGACGAATGCGGCTGTGGTGAAAGCTTCAATATCAGTGCATAG
- the sufT gene encoding putative Fe-S cluster assembly protein SufT codes for MEQKMVVTERDCTARLVPAGNVTTIPEGEFVTITQELGGNYTVTWRGNMYRIDGTDASAIGRKAMTLDFESPEDGSINEQQVWDALETIFDPEIPINLVSLGLIYKVDVNQQTQEVNVNMTLTAPGCGMGPVLVGDVEYRVGLVPNVRKVNVELVFDPPWSRDMMSEEAQLEAGLFF; via the coding sequence ATGGAGCAGAAAATGGTGGTCACCGAGCGTGACTGTACCGCAAGATTAGTGCCGGCGGGCAATGTTACTACCATTCCTGAAGGGGAGTTTGTAACGATCACTCAGGAACTGGGCGGCAACTATACTGTCACCTGGCGCGGTAATATGTACCGCATTGATGGAACCGATGCCAGCGCAATTGGCCGTAAGGCAATGACGTTGGATTTTGAGTCTCCCGAAGATGGCTCTATCAATGAACAACAGGTGTGGGATGCGCTGGAAACGATTTTCGATCCTGAAATTCCGATCAATCTCGTATCTTTAGGCTTAATATACAAAGTGGACGTAAACCAGCAAACGCAGGAGGTCAATGTAAACATGACGCTTACTGCTCCGGGGTGCGGCATGGGGCCGGTGTTGGTGGGCGATGTGGAATATCGGGTTGGCCTGGTGCCAAACGTTCGCAAAGTGAATGTTGAGCTGGTTTTCGATCCGCCTTGGTCGCGGGATATGATGAGCGAAGAAGCGCAACTTGAAGCAGGTTTATTTTTCTAA
- a CDS encoding SufE family protein, with amino-acid sequence MQLPNSQEIVDDLAFFDDWEQRYQYIIDLGRSIPGLAEEDKTPDRLVKGCQSSVWMISRIEGGHLKFDVDSDAVIVQGLLALVLAAYNNKTPKQILDFDIDSYFAELDLERHITPTRGNGLRAIVAKIQLLARQSIN; translated from the coding sequence ATGCAACTGCCAAATAGCCAGGAAATCGTAGATGATTTGGCTTTTTTTGATGACTGGGAACAACGCTACCAATATATTATTGATCTGGGCAGGTCGATTCCAGGTCTTGCTGAAGAAGATAAGACGCCAGATCGGTTGGTAAAGGGCTGTCAAAGCAGTGTCTGGATGATTTCTCGTATCGAAGGCGGACACTTGAAGTTTGATGTTGATAGCGACGCAGTAATTGTTCAGGGATTGCTGGCATTAGTCTTGGCCGCGTACAATAATAAAACGCCTAAGCAAATTTTAGATTTCGATATTGACAGCTACTTCGCGGAACTGGATTTAGAAAGGCACATTACGCCCACCCGCGGCAATGGGTTACGTGCTATTGTCGCGAAAATCCAGCTATTGGCGCGCCAGTCCATAAATTAA
- the ndk gene encoding nucleoside-diphosphate kinase — protein sequence MALERTFSIIKPDAVAKNVIGAIYNRFETTGLRIVASKMLHLSKEQAEGFYAEHKERPFFGALVDFMTSGPVMVQVLEGENAVVRNREIMGATNPADAAAGTLRADYAVSIDENAVHGSDAPESAAREIAYFFSEEEICPRTR from the coding sequence ATGGCTCTAGAGCGCACTTTTTCAATTATCAAGCCAGACGCAGTAGCAAAAAACGTTATCGGCGCAATCTACAATCGTTTTGAAACTACTGGCTTGCGCATTGTAGCGTCTAAAATGCTACATTTGAGCAAAGAGCAGGCTGAAGGTTTTTACGCAGAACATAAAGAGCGTCCTTTCTTTGGTGCATTGGTTGATTTCATGACTTCTGGTCCAGTAATGGTTCAGGTGCTTGAAGGCGAAAATGCCGTAGTGAGAAATCGTGAAATTATGGGTGCAACTAACCCTGCTGACGCAGCAGCTGGCACGCTGCGCGCTGATTACGCAGTATCTATCGATGAAAACGCGGTTCACGGTTCTGATGCACCAGAATCGGCGGCGCGTGAAATCGCTTATTTCTTTTCTGAAGAAGAAATCTGCCCTCGCACTCGTTAA